From the genome of Colwellia psychrerythraea 34H, one region includes:
- a CDS encoding GspE/PulE family protein, producing MAAPKLKMRLGDLLVDKDIISNDQLMQALSSQKQTGRKLGDTLIELNYLSERQLLEFLAQQLNVPFMDISQFKISPAVSSLLPEVHARRLRALIIEDRGASVLLGMSDPADLSGLDQLERMLSPKRIELAVVMESQIFDAFDSLYRRTAEIESFASQLEEEYEESSSFDLATTFLDEGGDATVGKLLQSVFEDAVQMRASDIHIEPEEHQLRIRQRIDGVLQEKILKENKIASAMVLRLKLMAGLDISEKRIPQDGRFNLDISGHNIDVRMSTMPVQYGESVVMRLLDQSAGLLSLEQTGMPADIVKRIRLQIHRPHGMVLVTGPTGSGKTTTLYAALSELNEASKKIITVEDPVEYRLPRINQVQINTKIDLTFSSVLRTALRQDPDIMMVGEMRDQETVEIGLRGAITGHLVLSTLHTNDAITSALRLIDMGAAGFLVGSALRAVIAQRLVRRVCDSCAIEYQADEQELFWLTNLAGERAKNIQFMQGKGCQTCHYTGYKGRIGVFEILEMNEGMMAALKRNDSELFAKLSKENPSFTPLAKAAFDYAATGITTVEEVLRLVETIDIN from the coding sequence ATGGCAGCTCCCAAATTAAAGATGCGTTTAGGTGACTTATTGGTTGATAAAGATATCATTTCCAATGATCAACTCATGCAAGCGCTATCTAGTCAAAAGCAAACGGGCCGTAAACTCGGTGATACATTAATTGAGCTAAATTACTTATCTGAAAGACAATTATTAGAGTTTTTGGCGCAGCAACTCAATGTGCCGTTTATGGATATTTCTCAATTTAAAATATCACCGGCTGTTTCGAGTTTATTACCAGAAGTTCATGCTAGGCGTTTAAGAGCTTTAATTATTGAAGATAGAGGCGCTTCAGTATTATTAGGGATGAGTGATCCTGCGGATTTAAGTGGCTTAGATCAGTTAGAGCGAATGTTGTCGCCTAAGCGCATTGAGCTTGCGGTAGTCATGGAATCTCAGATTTTTGATGCCTTCGATAGTTTATATCGTCGTACTGCTGAAATTGAATCTTTTGCTAGCCAACTAGAAGAAGAGTATGAAGAATCATCTAGTTTTGACCTCGCAACAACCTTTCTTGATGAAGGTGGCGATGCGACCGTAGGTAAGTTACTGCAATCCGTGTTTGAAGATGCGGTACAAATGCGAGCATCGGATATTCATATTGAACCAGAAGAACATCAATTACGTATTCGTCAACGTATTGATGGTGTGTTACAAGAAAAGATTCTCAAAGAAAATAAAATAGCTTCAGCCATGGTGTTGCGTCTTAAGTTAATGGCGGGGCTTGATATATCAGAAAAGCGTATTCCACAAGATGGTCGTTTCAATTTAGATATTAGTGGGCATAACATCGATGTTCGTATGTCTACTATGCCTGTTCAATATGGTGAATCAGTTGTTATGCGTTTATTGGACCAATCTGCGGGTTTGTTATCACTTGAGCAAACAGGGATGCCGGCAGATATTGTTAAACGTATACGCCTGCAAATTCATCGCCCCCATGGAATGGTTTTAGTTACAGGACCAACAGGTAGTGGTAAAACAACGACATTATATGCAGCTTTGAGCGAACTTAATGAAGCCAGTAAAAAAATTATCACAGTGGAAGACCCTGTTGAGTATCGTTTGCCCCGTATTAACCAAGTACAGATTAATACTAAGATAGATTTAACCTTTTCTAGCGTTTTACGAACAGCACTTCGTCAAGATCCAGATATCATGATGGTTGGTGAAATGCGTGATCAAGAAACGGTTGAAATTGGCTTGCGAGGTGCCATAACAGGTCATCTAGTCTTATCAACCTTGCATACCAACGATGCTATCACGAGTGCTTTACGCCTGATTGATATGGGCGCTGCGGGATTTTTAGTGGGTAGTGCATTACGTGCGGTTATAGCTCAACGGCTTGTTCGAAGAGTTTGTGACTCATGTGCTATTGAATACCAAGCGGATGAACAGGAACTCTTTTGGCTAACGAATTTAGCAGGTGAGAGGGCGAAAAATATTCAGTTTATGCAAGGTAAAGGTTGCCAAACATGCCACTATACTGGTTATAAAGGTCGAATTGGTGTCTTTGAAATACTTGAAATGAATGAAGGTATGATGGCTGCTTTAAAGCGTAATGATAGTGAGTTGTTTGCGAAACTATCTAAAGAAAACCCCAGTTTTACACCACTGGCAAAAGCAGCATTTGATTATGCGGCAACAGGTATTACCACGGTCGAAGAAGTATTACGTTTAGTTGAAACTATTGATATTAATTAA
- a CDS encoding tetratricopeptide repeat protein, with protein MSVINQMLKDLEQRSPESNTDATQSGNVAVAHSPIKIALVTGFCVLAVCFLSFYVWQLISENNALKAEKITNKVNAVQMSSAKNRPENISSQINTSKQISSNENTVQNDPINVHVTKIYDQQEIAPINGQIAEPTDVNKVLSNNSAETTAKLITAKPLVNNSASQVTPVKKAKVIADTHSHSGDSSGHSHDIVDIVKAKPKPKVNKMSVSRRQLSADELAEQKLVLAEKALAAKQIEKAEKLLEDVVIIRPSDSQTRKKLAALWFGRQAYQDAVNLLSQGIALNGKDSSLRQMKARIHLKQGQFTAALNTLKPLAQLKDEQYQVMLANTAQQAKQNKIAVDAYKMLIAMKPDIGRWPLGLAVLYDKNSQFELASMAYKKALTKNDLSVSSENFVKQRLQVIGQ; from the coding sequence ATGAGTGTTATTAATCAGATGTTAAAGGATTTAGAACAGCGCAGTCCTGAGTCTAATACCGATGCTACTCAGTCAGGTAATGTTGCAGTAGCCCATTCCCCTATAAAAATAGCGCTCGTTACTGGGTTTTGTGTGTTAGCCGTTTGTTTTCTTAGTTTTTATGTTTGGCAATTAATTAGTGAAAATAACGCATTAAAAGCTGAAAAAATAACGAATAAAGTTAATGCCGTTCAAATGAGTTCAGCAAAAAATAGACCTGAAAATATAAGTAGCCAGATTAATACGTCTAAGCAAATAAGCAGCAACGAAAATACCGTTCAGAATGATCCAATAAACGTACATGTCACTAAAATTTATGATCAACAGGAAATAGCACCTATAAATGGTCAAATTGCTGAACCAACAGATGTAAATAAAGTATTATCAAATAACAGTGCTGAGACTACTGCCAAGTTAATAACGGCAAAACCTTTGGTAAATAACAGCGCTAGCCAAGTAACACCAGTAAAGAAAGCGAAAGTTATAGCGGATACCCATAGTCATTCGGGAGATAGTTCAGGTCATAGCCACGACATTGTTGATATCGTCAAAGCTAAACCTAAGCCAAAAGTAAATAAAATGTCGGTGTCACGACGTCAATTATCGGCGGATGAACTAGCAGAGCAAAAATTAGTCCTCGCTGAAAAAGCACTAGCGGCTAAGCAAATCGAGAAGGCCGAAAAACTACTAGAAGATGTAGTCATTATCAGGCCGAGCGATAGTCAAACACGTAAAAAACTGGCGGCTTTATGGTTTGGCCGTCAAGCTTATCAAGATGCTGTGAATTTATTGTCACAAGGCATCGCCTTAAATGGTAAAGACAGCAGTTTACGTCAAATGAAAGCGCGCATTCATTTAAAGCAAGGGCAATTCACGGCTGCGCTGAATACGTTAAAACCTCTTGCTCAATTAAAAGATGAGCAATATCAAGTCATGCTGGCAAATACCGCACAGCAAGCCAAACAAAATAAAATAGCCGTTGATGCGTATAAAATGTTAATAGCAATGAAACCGGATATAGGCCGTTGGCCGCTAGGTTTAGCCGTTTTGTACGATAAAAACAGCCAGTTTGAGTTGGCCAGTATGGCTTATAAAAAAGCATTAACAAAAAATGATTTATCAGTTTCTTCAGAAAACTTTGTTAAGCAACGCTTACAAGTAATAGGACAGTAG
- a CDS encoding ExeA family protein produces the protein MYLYHFGLGELPFTLTPNTNFYLPMAMHDEALAVLSTALQTGEGFIKVVGEVGTGKTLLCRKLLNEIPDHFVTAYIPNPYLNPDELRRAVAVELGVKQAQRMSVQLLTQRIQTRLLELHNQGHSVVLILDEAQALPEDSLEALRLFTNLETETRKLLQVVLFAQPELDVRLAKTEFRQLRQRITFAYKLRPMNANEVQQYIQHRLQVAGYNGAVLFPVKICQSIARVSKGVPRLVNVLCHKMLMLAYGQGHYKMTMKLLKAAVKDTESIEQSSKVSLLAFSFLGGLSVLLLAYYALVVKL, from the coding sequence ATGTATTTATATCATTTTGGCTTAGGTGAGTTACCTTTTACCTTAACACCGAATACAAATTTTTATTTGCCAATGGCTATGCATGATGAAGCGTTAGCAGTGCTATCAACAGCACTGCAAACAGGCGAAGGCTTCATTAAAGTTGTTGGCGAAGTAGGTACGGGTAAAACCTTATTGTGTCGTAAATTGCTTAATGAAATACCAGATCACTTTGTTACGGCTTACATCCCAAATCCTTATTTAAACCCTGATGAATTAAGACGAGCTGTTGCCGTAGAACTTGGCGTTAAACAAGCGCAACGCATGTCAGTGCAATTGCTTACTCAGCGCATTCAAACACGTTTGTTAGAATTACATAATCAGGGACATTCGGTAGTGCTGATACTTGATGAAGCACAGGCGTTACCTGAAGATAGCTTAGAAGCGTTGAGATTGTTTACTAATTTAGAGACAGAAACACGTAAGTTATTGCAGGTAGTTTTATTTGCCCAGCCAGAGCTTGATGTGCGTTTAGCCAAAACAGAATTTAGACAATTGAGACAACGTATTACTTTTGCGTATAAATTAAGACCAATGAATGCAAATGAAGTACAGCAATATATTCAACATAGATTGCAAGTCGCGGGGTATAATGGAGCAGTACTTTTTCCTGTAAAGATATGCCAAAGTATCGCTCGAGTTAGCAAAGGTGTGCCACGGTTAGTGAATGTATTGTGCCACAAAATGTTAATGCTTGCTTATGGTCAGGGACATTACAAAATGACAATGAAATTACTGAAAGCGGCGGTAAAAGATACTGAAAGCATTGAGCAAAGCTCAAAAGTAAGTTTATTGGCTTTTTCATTTTTAGGAGGCTTGAGCGTTTTGTTGTTAGCTTATTATGCGCTGGTGGTTAAGTTATGA
- the mshL gene encoding pilus (MSHA type) biogenesis protein MshL yields MNKLKLNIALSAFFFALVGCQSMPNDPVDIKADLDASIKETKRLNGPKALTQVPNSVQQELMLNNMDQAKQGMLAEKRLEVSATEVDAKDFFQAIVRGSRYNVVIHPDVTGQISLSLNNVTLSEALTVVEDVYGYEIIRRGNVVKVFPPGIRTETIALNYLFLKRFGSSSTTINSGGVSENDPNSGNSSNGNSSNSNNSNSGSNNNQSGNNGSSNQNSGINLYTENESNFWDELKESLTAFVGTGEGRSVIVSPQAGLVTVRALPQELTAVKKFITATESHLHRQVIIEAKIMEVTLNDDFQQGIKWNKVLDQVGSADIIYSTTGNVVGNVISNTIGGVNSINFSKQTSGSDFSGVIELLQTQGNVQVLSSPRITATNNQKAVIKVGEDEYFVTEVSSTTTTGTSTTTTPEVELTPFFSGIALDVTPQISKDGSVILHVHPSVTITEEQSKTIKIGDTTLVLPLAQSSVRESDTIIRANSGEVVVIGGLIETYNIDIESKTPILGDIPYLGELFKNKSQKSQKRELVIMLKPIVVGQDTWKNQLQDARSLLTKWFPEEVDACELSNDGTLTQECQAQCADAEYATEHGVCQMAAQNAASNDN; encoded by the coding sequence ATGAATAAACTAAAATTAAACATTGCTTTGTCAGCGTTTTTCTTTGCCTTAGTAGGCTGTCAATCTATGCCGAATGATCCTGTAGACATAAAAGCAGATTTAGATGCGTCGATCAAAGAAACTAAACGTTTAAATGGACCAAAGGCCTTAACGCAAGTGCCAAATTCAGTACAGCAAGAGTTAATGCTAAATAACATGGATCAGGCTAAGCAAGGCATGTTAGCTGAAAAACGCTTGGAGGTCTCAGCGACAGAAGTTGATGCCAAAGACTTTTTTCAAGCCATTGTTAGAGGCTCACGTTATAACGTAGTTATTCATCCAGATGTCACAGGACAAATATCTTTAAGCTTGAATAATGTTACGTTATCAGAGGCCTTAACCGTCGTTGAAGATGTCTATGGTTATGAAATTATTCGCCGTGGCAATGTTGTAAAAGTTTTCCCGCCGGGCATACGTACTGAAACTATCGCACTAAATTACTTATTCCTAAAACGTTTTGGTTCATCTAGTACTACTATCAATTCTGGTGGTGTTTCTGAAAACGATCCCAACAGTGGCAATAGCAGTAACGGCAATAGCAGCAATAGCAATAATAGTAATAGCGGCAGTAACAACAACCAAAGTGGTAATAATGGCTCGAGTAATCAGAATAGTGGCATTAACTTGTACACCGAAAATGAGTCTAATTTCTGGGATGAATTGAAAGAATCATTAACCGCTTTCGTTGGCACTGGGGAAGGTCGTTCAGTGATTGTTTCACCTCAAGCAGGTTTAGTGACAGTGCGTGCATTACCACAAGAGCTTACCGCGGTTAAGAAGTTTATAACAGCTACTGAAAGTCATTTACATCGCCAAGTCATTATTGAAGCGAAGATAATGGAAGTGACTCTTAATGATGATTTCCAACAGGGGATTAAGTGGAACAAAGTGCTTGATCAAGTCGGTAGTGCTGACATTATTTACTCAACTACAGGTAATGTTGTCGGTAATGTTATTTCAAACACAATCGGTGGTGTTAATAGTATAAATTTTAGTAAACAAACGAGTGGTAGCGATTTTTCAGGTGTTATTGAACTTTTACAAACACAAGGCAATGTTCAGGTACTTTCTAGTCCGCGTATAACCGCCACTAATAACCAAAAAGCGGTTATTAAAGTAGGTGAAGATGAGTACTTTGTTACTGAGGTTTCCAGCACTACCACGACCGGTACTTCAACAACGACTACACCAGAGGTTGAATTAACCCCATTTTTCTCGGGTATTGCACTAGACGTCACACCACAAATTAGTAAAGACGGCAGTGTTATTTTACATGTTCATCCTTCAGTGACTATTACTGAAGAACAAAGCAAAACTATTAAAATTGGTGACACAACACTGGTATTGCCACTAGCACAAAGTAGCGTTCGCGAATCAGATACCATTATCCGTGCTAACTCAGGGGAAGTTGTTGTTATTGGTGGCCTGATTGAAACCTATAACATTGATATTGAATCTAAAACACCGATATTAGGTGATATCCCTTATCTTGGTGAGTTATTTAAAAACAAGTCGCAAAAATCGCAAAAACGTGAATTAGTTATCATGCTAAAGCCCATTGTTGTTGGTCAAGATACTTGGAAAAACCAATTACAAGATGCGCGCAGTTTGTTAACAAAATGGTTTCCAGAAGAGGTTGACGCGTGCGAGTTATCAAATGACGGTACACTAACGCAAGAATGTCAAGCGCAATGTGCTGATGCAGAATATGCAACAGAGCATGGTGTTTGCCAAATGGCTGCACAAAATGCAGCTAGTAATGATAATTAA